AATTCTCTTTCACTAGATCTCTTCACCCATTCCTCACTCCCTCAGATCCCATTttctaaaaaaccaaaaaaaaagcaagcCAAAATGTCACACGGCGACACCATACCTCTCCACCAATCTTCCCAATCGGACATTGACGAGATCGAGAACCTAATCCACGCCAGCGTCCAATCCAGCTCCGCCACCGTCCTCCCGGCGCGTCCCCCAAGTCCTCCACGCGCTTCCATCCCAATCTCCACCTCTCCTTCTCCCTCCCCCTTCATCTCCTCCAACCTCCCCCCTCTTCCCCCGTCCAATCAAAAGGTGCCATCTGTCCCTTCCGCCCCTCCTCCTCCGCCTCCCCTTCCCTCCTCCTCGCGCGTCGCTCCCACCGGGTTCGGACCCGCCCCGAACACGCTCACCGAGCCCGTGTGGGACACGGTGAAGCGGGATCTGTCGAGGATCGTGAGCAATTTGAAGCTGGTGGTGTTTCCAAATCCTTACAGAGAGGATCCTGGAAAGGCGTTGCGTGATTGGGATCTTTGGGGtcctttcttcttcattgtcttcTTGGGCCTCGCTCTTTCTTGGTCTGCCTCCGTCAAAAAggttttcattcattttctctACTCTTTCTCACTAATCTAGCTTACCTATTCACTCACTCATAAATTAGCGATTAAGCTATGAATTTAGTCATAAAACTACCAATAGATCGCGTATATATTGCTATTCAATGCTGCTTTTCGTCTTTGTAGCTTATTTGTTCGCTGATAAATTATCGATTGTCTCGAGAGCTTAGGCGGTTAGGAAATGACAAATTTGATCATTTAGTGGTTATTCTAGTATCTCTTTTTTTCATGTGTGGAACggatttttgatattttaaatgggaggtagagcgGAGTAGGATTTGAACTCAGGATCACTTGCTTGCTTTGATActgataaattaccaattgtcctAAAAGTTTGAGTTGTTAGGAGATGACAAAATTTAATCATTACTACAATGCTTGCTCTTCAACTTTATGATTGATGCTCGTTTTCTTTCTTAAGTGACCCGATGTAAatgtaaaatttgttttaaaagagAGTATTATGGTCGGTACCTCTGTTCTTTCACTTTAGAATTAGAACCCTAACATCCTTTGACTGAGTGTGGCAATATTTgttattgattttctttttctttttttctatggAAAGTTAGAAACAACTTTGGGGCATTGAGTTCTTTGCTTGGTACTCAACATTTGTAgtatgttttataataaacttagTAATTCGTGTTGTTATATGTCGAACTCTTCATCAGATTTTTGAGTCAGATTGACAGAGAGAGTGtctttcatattatattattcaaattGTGCTCATAATGTTTCGTACTGTGTTTACATCTTGCAATCTTGGTAATCGGTATTTTATGACACTTAATCTAACATAGGAGTTAGAATTGAATGCATTTGGGAGACGAGATAGATATCAACAAGGACAAAATTAGCCAGTaagttcttctttttcttcttttttttgataagtaataagttttattgatatcaaaaaaggaGCACCCTAGTACACAAGGAGTGTACAAGGGGTCAACAACTCAAgtataaaaattacaagaaccaaggaaatcaaaaaaagaagggaatgaTTGGTTTTGCTTAGCAACCAACCAATCcaataaagttctaaagaaaaataacttgagGTCTGGTATGGATCTCTCAATATCCtcaaaacacctactatttctctccctccaaagacaccacaataaGCCATGGGGTACAATTAACCAAATAAAACCATTTCGATGACGATCAAACTTGCCTTGCCAACACCCTAAGAGCCCCAAAACGGATTGCGGCATAACCCAGcttactccaaataaacccaaaaccataTCCCACAGATCCATAGCAACCGGACAATGAAATTGTGGGTTCAAGACGTAACGGTTGCTTGTGTTATTACTGACATTAAAGTAGGAAAATATTGGAAAATGATGGTCAGCACTGTGTTGGCATGTAGGTTTACTAATGTGGGTCAGCAAAGGCAATGGCACTAGGTCTCGCGGCCTGGGGCTTAGTGTAATGGCAGCCTTGAGCTTGAgggatgggttttgttgttAGCAAGTACATGGCTTTGGCATGGGTTTGTTTTGTTCGGCCAAGCAGCTAACTGCtttattgttgtgttttttcCTTCTGCTGCTGCATGTTGATTCCCTATCCTGATTGTTACTCCCTTGTTGGTTGTTGTCTTTGTTATGGAATTGATTGTTTTGGGTGGTagtttgggttttgattatgGAGATAATATAGggagagaacttttttttttattattatcattttttttataagggaagGGAGA
This genomic stretch from Castanea sativa cultivar Marrone di Chiusa Pesio chromosome 1, ASM4071231v1 harbors:
- the LOC142618817 gene encoding protein YIP4a, translating into MSHGDTIPLHQSSQSDIDEIENLIHASVQSSSATVLPARPPSPPRASIPISTSPSPSPFISSNLPPLPPSNQKVPSVPSAPPPPPPLPSSSRVAPTGFGPAPNTLTEPVWDTVKRDLSRIVSNLKLVVFPNPYREDPGKALRDWDLWGPFFFIVFLGLALSWSASVKKSEVFAVAFALLAAGAVILTLNVLLLGGHIIFFQSLSLLGYCLFPLDVGAIVCMLKDNVILKVIVVSVTLAWSSWAAYPFMSSAVNPRRKALALYPVFLMYVSVGFLIIAID